A part of Haloarchaeobius sp. HME9146 genomic DNA contains:
- a CDS encoding proteasome-activating nucleotidase, with protein sequence MSRSPSLPDRPRLDLDPEMSDDERLMALKKHLADVSQVHEQLSSQLESAHGRREDLKEEVDQTERENEALKTSSLYIATVEELEEEDQEAVVKQHGNNQEVLTDVSRRMAEELQAGDRVAVNDSFSIQTILANETDARAQAMEVDASPDVVYEDIGGIDEQVREVREAVEEPLIDPEKFEAVGIDPPSGVLLYGPPGTGKTMLAKAVANETDATFIKMAGSELVRKFIGEGSRLVRDLFELATEREPAIIFIDEIDAIASKRTESKTSGDAEVQRTMMQLLSEMDGFEARGNIRIIAATNRYDMLDRAILRPGRFDRLIEVPEPNGEGREQIFAIHTRNMNVADDVDFGALADRTGGYSGAEIESVCTEAGMFAIREGRTEVREVDFTEALDKIERDDGSDYVPSAGHATYHY encoded by the coding sequence ATGTCCCGGAGTCCTTCGTTGCCCGACCGCCCCCGGCTCGACCTCGACCCGGAGATGTCGGACGACGAGCGTCTGATGGCTCTCAAGAAGCACCTCGCCGACGTCTCGCAGGTGCACGAGCAGCTCTCCTCCCAGCTCGAATCGGCCCACGGCCGTCGTGAAGACCTCAAAGAGGAGGTCGACCAGACGGAACGCGAGAACGAGGCGCTGAAGACGTCCTCGCTGTACATCGCGACCGTCGAAGAGCTCGAAGAGGAGGACCAGGAAGCGGTGGTGAAACAGCACGGTAACAACCAGGAGGTGCTGACCGACGTCTCGCGTCGCATGGCCGAGGAACTGCAGGCCGGCGACCGCGTGGCCGTGAACGATTCGTTCTCTATCCAGACCATCCTCGCCAACGAGACCGACGCGCGGGCGCAGGCGATGGAGGTCGACGCCAGTCCCGACGTGGTGTACGAGGACATCGGTGGCATCGACGAGCAGGTGCGCGAGGTGCGCGAGGCCGTCGAGGAGCCGCTCATCGACCCCGAGAAGTTCGAGGCGGTCGGCATCGACCCGCCGTCGGGCGTCCTGCTCTACGGGCCGCCGGGCACCGGGAAGACGATGCTGGCGAAGGCGGTCGCCAACGAGACCGACGCGACGTTCATCAAGATGGCGGGCTCCGAGCTCGTCCGCAAGTTCATCGGCGAGGGCTCCCGGCTGGTCCGTGACCTGTTCGAGCTCGCGACCGAGCGCGAACCGGCAATCATCTTCATCGACGAGATCGACGCCATCGCGAGTAAGCGCACGGAGTCGAAGACCTCCGGCGACGCCGAGGTCCAGCGGACGATGATGCAGCTGCTCTCCGAGATGGACGGCTTCGAGGCGCGTGGGAACATCCGTATCATCGCGGCGACGAACCGCTACGACATGCTCGACCGCGCCATCCTGCGCCCGGGCCGGTTCGACCGTCTCATCGAGGTGCCCGAGCCGAACGGCGAGGGCCGCGAGCAGATCTTCGCCATCCACACGCGGAACATGAACGTCGCCGACGACGTGGACTTCGGGGCGCTCGCCGACCGCACGGGCGGCTACTCCGGTGCCGAGATCGAGAGCGTCTGCACCGAGGCCGGGATGTTCGCCATCCGCGAGGGCCGCACCGAGGTCCGCGAGGTGGACTTCACCGAGGCGCTCGACAAGATCGAACGCGATGACGGCAGCGACTACGTCCCGTCGGCCGGGCACGCGACGTACCACTACTGA
- the pepF gene encoding oligoendopeptidase F has product MSSVPERSEIDTEYTWDLESIYATDEEWEEAFETVQSRLDDLEQYEGQVTDDGETLYSVLQLRDDIMREVSMVYSYARMRKDEDTTNQQYQAFTARAQSLSSDASSAASFIDPEIQSATREEISAMVESTEGLETYEHYLDDVLRMKEHTRSAEVEELLAELSEVTGGTSEVYNMLANADMEFPTVEKPDGSSVQITQNNFTTLLKNQDREFRQTVHESFYEDWADVRNTVAAAYKNAVKADVKTAQARYYDTAREAALDGPNVPVEVYDNLLESVRENLDKLHRHTELKGEALGVDQVEMWDLYMPMTETESPDISYEQACEWTVEALGALGEEYQERVQEGLDSRWVDVYENKGKQSGAYSGGTYDTQPFILMNWQDDISSMFTLAHELGHSMHSQYTKQEQPYVYSGYEIFVAEVASTVNEALLTQHLLDTVEDETFRRHVLNEYLERFRSTLYRQTMFADFEHQTHKLVEEGEALTPDAVDQVYGDLKREFYEPANVDEHIEREWMRIPHFYYSFYVYQYATGISAAVALSQKILDPDDDEAADDYLNFLSKGSREYPLELLQGAGVDMGTKEPVQAALDVYGEYLDEMAELI; this is encoded by the coding sequence ATGAGTTCAGTCCCCGAACGGTCCGAGATAGACACCGAGTACACGTGGGACCTCGAGTCTATCTACGCGACAGACGAGGAGTGGGAGGAGGCGTTCGAGACGGTGCAGTCACGACTCGACGACCTCGAGCAGTACGAGGGGCAGGTCACCGACGACGGCGAGACGCTCTATTCGGTCCTCCAGCTCCGCGACGATATCATGCGCGAGGTGTCCATGGTGTACTCCTACGCCCGCATGCGCAAGGACGAGGACACCACGAACCAGCAGTACCAGGCGTTCACCGCCCGTGCGCAGTCGCTCTCCTCCGACGCCTCCAGCGCCGCGTCGTTCATCGACCCCGAGATCCAGTCCGCCACCCGCGAGGAGATATCGGCGATGGTCGAGTCGACCGAGGGCCTGGAAACCTACGAGCACTACCTCGACGACGTGCTCCGGATGAAAGAACACACGCGCTCGGCCGAGGTCGAGGAGCTGCTCGCAGAACTCAGTGAGGTCACCGGCGGCACGAGCGAGGTGTACAACATGCTCGCCAACGCCGACATGGAGTTCCCCACCGTCGAGAAGCCCGACGGGAGTTCGGTCCAGATCACCCAGAACAACTTCACCACCCTGCTCAAGAACCAGGACCGCGAGTTCCGCCAGACCGTCCACGAGTCCTTCTACGAGGACTGGGCGGACGTGCGAAACACGGTCGCCGCGGCGTACAAGAACGCGGTGAAGGCCGACGTGAAGACCGCACAGGCCCGCTACTACGACACCGCCCGCGAGGCCGCCCTCGACGGCCCCAACGTCCCGGTCGAGGTGTACGACAACCTCCTCGAATCGGTCCGCGAGAACCTCGACAAGCTCCACCGGCACACCGAGTTGAAGGGTGAGGCCCTCGGCGTCGACCAGGTCGAGATGTGGGACCTCTACATGCCGATGACCGAGACCGAGAGCCCCGACATCTCCTACGAGCAGGCGTGTGAGTGGACCGTCGAAGCCCTCGGTGCACTCGGCGAAGAGTACCAGGAGCGCGTCCAGGAAGGTCTCGACTCCCGCTGGGTCGACGTGTACGAGAACAAGGGCAAGCAGTCGGGCGCGTACTCCGGCGGCACCTACGACACCCAGCCGTTCATCCTGATGAACTGGCAGGACGACATCTCGAGCATGTTCACGCTGGCCCACGAGCTGGGACACTCCATGCACAGCCAGTACACCAAGCAGGAACAGCCCTACGTCTACTCCGGCTACGAGATCTTCGTGGCCGAGGTGGCCAGCACGGTCAACGAGGCGCTGCTCACCCAGCACCTGCTGGACACCGTCGAGGACGAGACGTTCCGCCGCCACGTCCTCAACGAGTACCTCGAGCGCTTCCGGTCGACGCTGTACCGCCAGACCATGTTCGCGGACTTCGAGCACCAGACCCACAAGCTCGTCGAGGAGGGCGAGGCGCTCACCCCCGACGCGGTCGACCAGGTGTACGGCGACCTCAAGCGCGAGTTCTACGAACCCGCGAACGTCGACGAGCACATCGAACGGGAGTGGATGCGGATTCCCCACTTCTATTATTCGTTCTACGTGTACCAGTATGCAACTGGTATCTCGGCCGCCGTCGCGCTCAGCCAGAAGATCCTCGACCCCGACGACGACGAGGCCGCAGACGACTACCTGAACTTCCTCTCGAAGGGTTCGCGGGAGTACCCGCTCGAACTGCTGCAGGGTGCCGGTGTCGACATGGGCACCAAAGAACCCGTGCAGGCCGCACTCGACGTGTACGGCGAGTACCTCGACGAGATGGCCGAACTGATTTAA
- a CDS encoding endonuclease Q family protein: protein MEKRGMMTVLQSLKTAFESESEERHYHYDCRVCGTSFESDEPTVDTLSCPECGIRSWFENS, encoded by the coding sequence ATGGAGAAACGTGGCATGATGACCGTACTCCAGTCCCTGAAGACCGCGTTCGAGTCCGAGTCCGAGGAGCGCCACTACCACTACGACTGTCGGGTCTGCGGGACCAGCTTCGAGTCCGACGAGCCCACCGTCGACACCCTCAGCTGCCCGGAATGTGGAATCCGGTCCTGGTTCGAGAACTCCTGA
- a CDS encoding M28 family metallopeptidase, translating to MTDIDAVLGRLWRDETPWQFLTALCELEDRLAGHPGEARAAALVVDAFADAGVATLTHETSPITRWSRGHTEFAVTDPVERTFEAVALPYSPAGETNARLVDVGHGTPAEIAAADLDGAVALASTTTPSDQRFVHRMEKYGHAAEAGADAFVFANHKPGQLPPTGSLRFDEEGAIPGVGVSYETGEWLGEYAERDGSVRLSVDASTDAGETHVVHGTLGPDTDEEILVLAHFDAHDVGEGALDNGCGIAVVVALARALAAVDLDCRVRVAGVGGEEVGLLGSEALAERLDTDRIRAVVNVDGAGRHRDLVAYTHAHPELETVAAELADRTDRPVHVRPDPHPWSDHWPFLRAGVPSLQLHSESGERGRGVTHTRADTRDKADSRTLREHAMLTCLLVRSLACRNFSRLGTESLHDALREQSFEPGMRAAGIWPE from the coding sequence ATGACCGATATCGATGCGGTGCTCGGGCGGCTCTGGCGCGACGAGACCCCCTGGCAGTTCCTGACCGCACTCTGTGAACTCGAGGACCGACTCGCGGGACATCCCGGGGAGGCCCGGGCCGCGGCCCTCGTCGTCGACGCGTTCGCGGACGCTGGCGTCGCGACCCTCACGCACGAGACCTCGCCGATCACCCGCTGGTCACGAGGCCACACCGAGTTCGCGGTCACCGACCCGGTCGAACGCACCTTCGAGGCGGTCGCGCTCCCGTACTCGCCCGCGGGCGAGACGAACGCCCGACTGGTCGACGTTGGCCACGGAACACCGGCCGAGATAGCGGCGGCAGACCTCGACGGCGCGGTCGCGCTCGCGAGCACCACGACCCCCAGCGACCAGCGGTTCGTCCACCGCATGGAGAAGTACGGGCACGCAGCAGAGGCGGGTGCCGACGCGTTCGTCTTCGCGAACCACAAGCCCGGCCAGTTGCCGCCGACCGGCTCGCTCCGGTTCGACGAGGAGGGTGCCATCCCGGGCGTCGGCGTCTCCTACGAGACGGGCGAGTGGCTCGGGGAGTACGCCGAGCGCGACGGCTCGGTCCGCCTGTCGGTCGACGCGAGCACGGATGCGGGCGAAACCCACGTCGTCCACGGGACCCTGGGCCCCGACACCGACGAGGAGATTCTGGTGCTGGCGCACTTCGACGCCCACGACGTGGGGGAGGGCGCGCTCGACAACGGCTGTGGCATCGCTGTCGTCGTCGCGCTGGCCCGGGCACTCGCCGCCGTCGACCTCGACTGTCGAGTGCGTGTCGCCGGCGTCGGTGGCGAGGAGGTCGGCCTGCTCGGGAGCGAGGCGCTGGCGGAGCGTCTCGACACCGACCGCATCCGCGCCGTGGTCAACGTCGACGGGGCGGGCCGCCACCGCGACCTCGTGGCCTACACCCACGCACACCCGGAGCTGGAGACGGTCGCCGCCGAGCTCGCCGACCGGACCGACCGCCCGGTCCACGTACGGCCCGACCCACACCCATGGAGCGACCACTGGCCGTTCTTGCGCGCTGGTGTGCCATCCTTGCAACTCCACTCCGAGAGTGGCGAGCGTGGCCGCGGCGTGACGCACACGCGAGCCGACACGAGAGACAAGGCAGATTCCCGAACGTTACGGGAACACGCCATGCTCACCTGCTTACTTGTACGTTCCCTGGCGTGTAGAAACTTCAGTCGCCTGGGGACTGAATCGCTCCACGACGCGCTCCGGGAGCAGTCGTTCGAACCGGGGATGCGGGCCGCGGGTATCTGGCCCGAGTAA
- a CDS encoding spondin domain-containing protein, producing MCEPTVKYIVDICNTTCGQAWTPPALAIHSRFAKLFQVGSEACPELAALAKNADLGPMINTLGVSAEDGTDIFAFDIGDDVVMSTTDPLNTGISNKTTIEIEAPMRYSVLSMAAMMLATNDGFAGVDSIRMPRGPGEVVSAPIFAYDAGVECNSEKAADLVQEAFLFTDVVSSGTQATSEQDLTCNAEGFVHHHQGILGLCDLDCVKHGWDGPVGTITITMEAPDPCADVDPCADPCADVDPCAVDPCADVDPCAVDPCADVDPCAVDPCADVDPCATNTCPSGLKKKKQTRTMRRGYY from the coding sequence GTGTGCGAGCCCACGGTGAAGTACATCGTCGACATCTGCAACACCACGTGTGGGCAGGCATGGACCCCGCCCGCGCTGGCGATCCACAGCCGCTTCGCCAAGCTGTTCCAGGTCGGCAGCGAGGCGTGCCCCGAGCTCGCCGCGCTCGCGAAGAACGCGGACCTCGGCCCGATGATCAACACGCTGGGCGTCAGCGCCGAGGACGGCACCGACATCTTCGCGTTCGACATCGGTGACGACGTCGTCATGTCGACCACCGACCCGCTCAACACCGGGATATCGAACAAGACGACCATCGAGATCGAAGCGCCGATGCGCTACTCGGTGCTCTCGATGGCCGCGATGATGCTCGCGACCAACGACGGGTTCGCCGGCGTCGACTCCATCCGCATGCCTCGCGGGCCGGGTGAGGTCGTCAGCGCACCCATCTTCGCGTACGACGCGGGTGTGGAGTGCAACAGTGAGAAGGCCGCCGACCTCGTGCAGGAGGCGTTCCTGTTCACCGACGTCGTCTCCAGCGGTACCCAGGCGACCTCGGAGCAGGACCTCACCTGCAACGCCGAGGGCTTCGTCCACCACCACCAGGGCATCCTGGGCCTGTGCGACCTCGACTGCGTCAAGCACGGCTGGGACGGCCCCGTTGGGACCATCACCATCACGATGGAAGCGCCCGACCCGTGTGCCGACGTCGACCCGTGCGCAGACCCCTGCGCCGACGTCGACCCGTGTGCAGTCGACCCGTGTGCAGACGTCGATCCCTGCGCGGTCGACCCGTGCGCTGACGTCGACCCGTGTGCAGTCGACCCCTGTGCCGACGTCGACCCATGCGCGACCAACACCTGCCCCAGTGGCCTGAAGAAGAAGAAGCAGACCCGCACCATGCGGCGTGGCTACTACTGA
- the truA gene encoding tRNA pseudouridine(38-40) synthase TruA, with product MRAFRIAYDGRPYHGFQRQPDVPTVESALFDALCELGIIDAPDEVPEGYAAAGRTDAGVSAVAQTVAFECPDWLTPRAFNGQLPAHVRAWASADVPDDFHATYDATSRAYECHLYAPGADPELASAAMAKLAGTHDFANLTATSKDDTVRTLETATVEGDGEFLVFSVRADGFLWELVRRLGSLVRAVATGAAPLSKVDRVLDPEPLPGHEGIPPASPVGLVLVDATYPRVVFERDARGVESVQDVFETKRADAATRARAAGCVETAVEKTENDG from the coding sequence ATGCGCGCGTTCCGCATCGCCTACGACGGTCGCCCCTACCACGGTTTCCAGCGCCAGCCGGACGTGCCGACCGTCGAGTCGGCCCTGTTCGACGCCCTTTGCGAGTTGGGTATCATCGACGCGCCCGACGAGGTCCCCGAGGGCTACGCGGCGGCGGGCCGGACCGACGCGGGCGTCTCGGCGGTCGCCCAGACCGTCGCGTTCGAGTGCCCGGACTGGCTGACGCCGCGAGCGTTCAACGGGCAGCTCCCGGCCCACGTCCGCGCCTGGGCGAGTGCCGACGTGCCCGACGACTTCCACGCGACCTACGACGCGACGAGCCGGGCGTACGAGTGCCACCTCTACGCGCCGGGTGCCGACCCCGAACTGGCGAGCGCGGCGATGGCGAAGCTGGCTGGCACGCACGACTTCGCGAACCTGACCGCCACCTCGAAAGACGACACGGTCAGGACGCTGGAGACCGCCACGGTCGAGGGCGACGGCGAGTTCCTCGTATTCTCGGTTCGTGCCGACGGCTTCCTCTGGGAACTGGTCCGCCGGCTCGGGTCGCTCGTCCGGGCGGTCGCGACCGGGGCGGCCCCACTCTCGAAGGTCGACCGGGTCCTCGATCCGGAGCCGCTGCCCGGCCACGAGGGTATCCCGCCGGCGTCGCCGGTGGGGCTAGTGCTGGTCGATGCCACGTATCCGAGGGTGGTCTTCGAGCGCGACGCTCGCGGGGTCGAGAGTGTCCAGGACGTGTTCGAGACGAAGCGTGCCGATGCGGCGACCAGAGCCAGGGCTGCCGGATGTGTGGAAACAGCGGTGGAGAAAACGGAGAACGACGGATGA
- the hisS gene encoding histidine--tRNA ligase: MYDGLKGFRDIYPAEMAAYRAVIDTVEDTARRYGFREIATPAMERTQMYVDKSGEDIVEELYAFEDKGGREVSLTPELTPTVARMVVAKQQELSKPIKWFSTRPFWRYEQVQQGRFREFYQTNVDIFGSSEPEADAEILAYGADMLTNFGLDADDFELRVSHRDILGGLLREFETDEDVDVRNAIRAVDKRAKVEENEYLDLLYEAGLSYDQAREFDDLLLAGDEDLDALTEWADSEQVHDAVANLQNVLAATEDFGVREYCEVSLTTARGFDYYTGVVFECFDSTGEVSRAVFGGGRYDDLIEDFGGQPTPAVGVAPGVVNSTLPLLLQRAGVWPDEAISTDYYVLTVGDTRPIASRIARELREPGNVVESDVAGRSFGAQMNYADSINAETVVIVGEQDLENDEVTVKDMESGDQTTAPVDDFPGDRAHPTLADFE; this comes from the coding sequence ATGTACGACGGACTCAAGGGCTTCCGTGATATCTACCCGGCGGAGATGGCCGCCTACCGGGCGGTCATCGACACCGTCGAGGACACGGCCCGCCGCTACGGGTTCCGCGAGATCGCCACCCCGGCGATGGAGCGAACCCAGATGTACGTGGACAAGTCGGGCGAGGACATCGTCGAGGAACTGTACGCCTTCGAGGACAAGGGTGGCCGCGAGGTCTCGCTCACCCCGGAGCTGACGCCGACGGTCGCCCGGATGGTCGTCGCCAAGCAACAGGAGCTCTCCAAGCCCATCAAGTGGTTCTCGACGCGCCCGTTCTGGCGCTACGAGCAGGTCCAGCAGGGCCGCTTCCGCGAGTTCTACCAGACCAACGTCGACATCTTCGGCTCCTCGGAACCCGAAGCCGACGCCGAGATTCTGGCCTACGGCGCGGACATGCTCACCAACTTCGGGCTCGACGCCGACGACTTCGAGCTTCGAGTCTCCCACCGGGACATCCTCGGTGGGCTGCTCCGGGAGTTCGAGACCGACGAGGACGTCGACGTCCGCAACGCCATCCGCGCCGTCGACAAGCGCGCGAAGGTCGAGGAGAACGAGTACCTCGACCTGCTGTACGAGGCCGGCCTGAGCTACGACCAGGCTCGCGAGTTCGACGACCTGCTGCTCGCCGGCGACGAGGACCTCGACGCCCTGACCGAGTGGGCCGACAGCGAACAGGTCCACGACGCCGTCGCGAACCTCCAGAACGTCCTCGCCGCGACCGAGGACTTCGGTGTTCGTGAGTACTGTGAGGTCTCCCTGACGACCGCCCGTGGGTTCGACTACTACACCGGCGTCGTCTTCGAGTGCTTCGACTCCACCGGCGAGGTCTCCCGTGCCGTCTTCGGCGGCGGCCGCTACGACGACCTCATCGAGGACTTCGGCGGCCAGCCCACGCCCGCCGTCGGGGTCGCCCCCGGCGTCGTCAACTCCACCCTTCCCCTGCTGCTCCAGCGCGCCGGCGTCTGGCCCGACGAAGCCATCTCGACCGACTACTACGTCCTCACCGTCGGCGACACCCGCCCGATTGCCTCGCGCATCGCCCGGGAACTGCGCGAGCCTGGCAACGTCGTCGAATCGGACGTCGCCGGCCGGTCGTTCGGTGCCCAGATGAACTACGCCGACTCCATCAACGCCGAGACCGTCGTCATCGTCGGCGAGCAGGACCTCGAGAACGACGAGGTCACCGTCAAGGACATGGAATCCGGCGACCAGACCACCGCCCCCGTCGACGACTTCCCCGGCGACCGCGCGCACCCGACGCTCGCCGACTTCGAGTAA
- a CDS encoding HAMP domain-containing sensor histidine kinase, which translates to MSGRDRAAERPWVEELATSLPVSPLSALGTLLAAVILVRAVVDPDPLIRDAIEGALPFAASVAVVVIDRHLIRDGVDSRDRLTVFAYGLFGFLVAAMVTSLHLLILLTDGVSVPEPLYLTLTSGTVGVGAGAVAGAGEVRQRIAAREAERQRARLEEFASVVSHDLRNPLSVAQAQLEETFRSGDPAHLKEVKHSLDRMDDLIQDSLELARQGRVVGDREPVALDAAATAAWEGVQTADATLRVDYGGTLDADRSRLVELLENLYRNAIEHGREDVTVTVEQTAEGFAVADDGPGIPEDDREQVFERGHTGDDGSGLGLAIVESIADAHDWSVHVEESRDGGARFVFET; encoded by the coding sequence ATGAGCGGGCGAGACCGCGCGGCGGAGCGACCGTGGGTCGAGGAGCTGGCGACGAGCCTGCCGGTCTCGCCGCTCTCCGCCCTCGGGACGCTGCTCGCCGCGGTCATCCTCGTCCGGGCGGTCGTCGACCCCGACCCCCTCATCCGGGACGCCATCGAGGGGGCGCTCCCGTTCGCCGCGAGCGTCGCCGTCGTCGTCATCGACCGGCACCTCATCCGCGACGGCGTGGACTCGCGCGACCGGCTCACCGTCTTCGCCTACGGCCTGTTCGGCTTCCTCGTGGCCGCGATGGTCACCTCGCTGCATCTCCTCATCCTGCTCACCGACGGCGTCTCGGTGCCCGAACCGCTGTATCTCACCCTCACGTCGGGGACCGTCGGGGTCGGGGCAGGCGCGGTTGCTGGTGCCGGCGAGGTCCGCCAGCGCATCGCGGCCCGCGAGGCCGAGCGTCAGCGCGCCCGCCTCGAGGAGTTCGCGAGCGTGGTCAGCCACGACCTGCGCAACCCCCTCAGCGTCGCCCAGGCCCAGCTCGAAGAGACCTTCCGCAGCGGGGACCCGGCCCATCTCAAGGAGGTCAAGCACTCCCTGGACCGCATGGACGACCTCATCCAGGACTCGCTCGAACTCGCCCGACAGGGCCGGGTGGTCGGTGACCGCGAACCCGTCGCGCTCGACGCGGCCGCGACCGCCGCCTGGGAGGGCGTCCAGACCGCCGACGCGACCCTTCGGGTCGACTACGGCGGCACCCTCGACGCCGACCGGTCGCGACTCGTGGAACTGCTGGAGAACCTCTATCGAAATGCTATCGAGCACGGCCGCGAGGACGTGACGGTCACCGTCGAACAGACGGCCGAGGGCTTCGCCGTCGCCGACGACGGCCCCGGCATCCCCGAGGACGACCGCGAGCAGGTGTTCGAACGCGGCCACACCGGCGACGACGGCTCGGGCCTCGGGCTGGCCATCGTCGAGTCCATCGCCGACGCCCACGACTGGTCGGTCCACGTCGAAGAGAGCCGGGATGGTGGTGCCCGGTTCGTCTTCGAGACCTGA
- a CDS encoding asparagine synthase-related protein produces the protein MRLGLLYSGGKDSTLAALLCAEFYDVTLVTGSFGITDDWEHARDAAEAVGFPHERLDLDREVADDAVERMLADGFPRNAIQDVHEHALEQLAEMEFDAIADGTRRDDRVPTVSRAQAQSLEDRHEVDYIAPLSGFGRGAVDRIVEAELDVTIGPSEEIRRADYEAELRALLADEHGPAAIEDVFPAHDQTFVTGTR, from the coding sequence ATGCGGTTGGGCCTGCTCTACAGCGGCGGCAAGGATTCGACGCTGGCGGCGCTGCTGTGCGCCGAGTTCTACGACGTGACACTGGTCACCGGGAGCTTCGGCATCACCGACGACTGGGAACACGCCCGCGACGCTGCCGAGGCGGTCGGGTTCCCCCACGAGCGACTCGACCTCGACCGCGAGGTCGCCGACGACGCGGTCGAGCGGATGCTCGCCGACGGGTTCCCCCGGAACGCCATTCAGGACGTCCACGAGCACGCGCTCGAACAGCTCGCGGAGATGGAGTTCGACGCCATCGCCGACGGCACGCGCCGCGACGACCGCGTCCCCACGGTCTCGCGAGCACAGGCACAGAGCCTGGAGGACAGACACGAGGTGGACTACATCGCGCCCCTGTCGGGGTTCGGCCGTGGGGCGGTCGACCGCATCGTCGAGGCCGAACTCGACGTGACCATCGGCCCGAGCGAGGAGATCCGCCGGGCCGACTACGAGGCGGAACTCCGCGCGCTGCTGGCCGACGAGCACGGCCCCGCCGCCATCGAGGACGTGTTCCCCGCGCACGACCAGACGTTCGTCACCGGCACGCGGTGA
- a CDS encoding DNA-binding protein — protein sequence MSGSPNDDEIERLRQEKMEKLREQQQQGQGQGDAEAQEAMQEQAEAQKQALLRQYLTDGARQRLNSVKMSKPQFGEQVEQQIIALARSGRVQGKIDEEKMKDLLRELKPDSKSFNIRR from the coding sequence ATGAGCGGCAGCCCCAACGACGACGAGATCGAACGGCTTCGACAGGAGAAGATGGAGAAACTCCGCGAGCAGCAACAGCAGGGACAGGGCCAGGGCGACGCTGAAGCCCAGGAGGCCATGCAGGAGCAGGCCGAGGCCCAGAAGCAGGCGCTGCTTCGCCAGTACCTCACCGACGGTGCCCGTCAGCGCCTGAACTCGGTGAAGATGTCCAAGCCGCAGTTCGGCGAGCAGGTCGAACAGCAGATCATCGCACTGGCACGCTCCGGGCGCGTCCAGGGCAAGATCGACGAGGAGAAGATGAAGGACCTGCTGCGCGAACTCAAGCCCGACTCGAAGAGCTTCAACATCCGTCGCTGA
- a CDS encoding 30S ribosomal protein S19e: MTTMYDVPADALIEALAEDLEGRLEQPDWIQFTKTGVSKELPPEQENFWAIRAASLLRKVADSGPVGVERLATEYGGATGGSNRYRVATSKRSSGSKKVIRTALQQLEDEGLVQTQKGAGRSVTDEGRSLLDNTADKVMQDLDRPELERYA; encoded by the coding sequence ATGACAACGATGTACGACGTGCCGGCGGACGCCCTCATCGAGGCGCTCGCCGAGGACCTCGAAGGTCGACTCGAACAGCCCGACTGGATCCAGTTCACGAAGACCGGTGTGAGCAAGGAGCTCCCGCCGGAGCAGGAGAACTTCTGGGCGATCCGTGCCGCCTCCCTCCTCCGCAAGGTCGCTGACAGCGGCCCGGTCGGTGTCGAGCGTCTCGCCACCGAGTACGGCGGTGCCACGGGCGGTTCCAACCGCTACCGTGTCGCCACCTCGAAGCGCTCGTCCGGCTCGAAGAAGGTCATCCGCACCGCGCTCCAGCAGCTCGAAGACGAGGGTCTCGTCCAGACGCAGAAGGGTGCCGGCCGCAGCGTCACCGACGAGGGCCGCAGCCTCCTCGACAACACCGCGGACAAGGTCATGCAGGACCTCGACCGCCCCGAACTCGAACGGTACGCGTAA